ACGATGCGTGATGGGTTCCATGATATTGTCCTGTCTTGACGATGGGGGGGGAGAATGCCTCTAACCTGAGTCGCTTCTTCACCTGTAGCAAACCTATGGAAATGTTACGATACTAAAGTTTAATAATATCATGCTGTAGCAGGGTGCATGTGTTGTTATTGTGCACTGCAGCATGTGATATAGTCTGTTGTTGATTTAATGATATATTCCAAACAATTGTCGAAATGCGTCTATGTTTGTTGTACTGTTGAGTATTCCAATGTGTCGTATGGGATTGCTCAGGAGTTTAGCATGTTACGTAGCTTTTTTATTTCGTGGTGCTGTATTCTGTTGTGGATAACTGTTGCATGGAGTGCTGTACCGGCGGAAATGTCGCCGGAAGGGTTTCCAGCGGTTGGTGCAGGGTGTCTTGCAGGCCGTTGCCACAGCAATTTGGCTCCTATTCGTTCCCACAATTCTGACATGGCAAAGCAAATTTATCTACTTGGAGCAGCACAAGGTGACCCTAATGGCTGCGTTGTCTGCCATGGTGGTGATCCTGTGGCATTATGGGAAAGCCGTCCGCATGTAGGAGCGCCGGAGGGGAGCCTGCTTGCTGAATTCACAACCACACCTGCCGCCATGTCTGTAGTCGATAAAACATGCGGACAATGTCACACAGAGCGCTTGTATCGCCTGCGCCGTTCTGGAATGGCTACGGGAACGGGACATATGTCAGCAGCTTTGCAAGGGTGGGGTATTAAACCGGAGAGACCGTTTGGCGTAATTTCCATCACAGACTCTGATGGCGCACTTCCGTCCGCGGGCACACCGGAATATCAAGCCTACATGGTCAGGTTGGATCGTCAGCAGAATGGAATATTTACGGAACAGATATTACGCGTTCCCGAACAAAAATGGGAGAATATTGAAGCATATCCTGAGTTAGCAGGATATCAGTATGTGCGTTCTGAATGTATGAAGTGTCACATAGGTAGGCTAAATGACGGCAAAAAAGGTTCCGGATGTGCAGCTTGTCATTTGAGATATGCCGGTAAGCAACTGGTCACGCATTCTCTTCAGGGAACTTTAAAAAGTAAAGTCGTTGTAAATGGAAACGAGACTACAGGCATTGCGTTGGAAAATTGTACCCAGTGTCATTCAGAAGGGAAAAAAATTGCAACTTCCTATGCAGGACTGTTGCGCAATGCTGATACACAAAAATATCGTAGAATGCGTGATGATGTGCATCATAATGGAATAAACCGGTATGGTAATCCTTCTGGCGGATTGCTGTGCCAAGACTGTCATTCCACGCGGGCGATGCATGGAACAGGTAATATAGCTGTTTCCGGCAGGGTAAATGTGGAAGTGGAGTGTGCGGACTGTCATGGTACATCAGACAGCTACCCTTGGGAGTTGCCGCTTGGCTGGCAAGATGAGTTTGGTTTTTCTCCGGTACAAGGGGAACAACGCGGCACTGCGGAGATTCTCCCGTTGGAGCAGAAGCTAGGAACTGTATATGTTCCAGAAGACGGTTACCTGCTAACAGCTCGTGGTAATCCTTTTGGTAACGTTGTCCGCAGAGGGCAGGCTGTGGTGGTGCATTCTGCTTCAGGTCTCTCATACGAGGTGCCTGTTTTGAAAACGATTGCACTGCGGCACGAGTGGAAGCATCCTGCACGGGCTATAGCGGCAAAATTACAGCACCCGAAGCACTTTGAATCTCTTGAATGCTATAGTTGCCATAGTGCATGGGTGTCGCAAGAGTACGGCACACATTTGCAGGTGGAGTTTAATACTCCGGATAAGCTGTATTCAGCGAAGCTTACAGAACAACAGCAATGGCGTGATCCTGTTCTGGGTATAAATGGGGAAGGACGGGTAAGCCCCTTGATTCCGTTGTTCCAGCAAGACGTTACTCTCATTGCTCCTGATGATGCTGTGATTCTTCGAAGACACGTTTTTATTTCTCAGGCGACTCAAAAGAATCGTGCGATAATCTATAATGTCCTGCATAAAACTATCGAAGACTTACTTGTTAATCGTGTGGATACTAGTAGGGAAGAAACAGTGCTTTCCAAATATGATTCAGCAAGTGCATACGTGGCGCATGACATTCGATTGGAGGATCTACTCTCCGCCGCGTTTATTATGGTTCCAGTCGCACCGCATACGGTAACACGAAATGCAAGGCCATGTGAGTCATGCCATGCCAATGCAAAGGCCCTAGGGTATGGTGATGATTCCGGTTTTGGGATTGCGTCTGCACCGTTAAAAGAATCATGGTTACAGGCTGCATTACGCAGTGGTGGCCAGACGGAAATAATGGAACGGGACAAAGCAAAGCGTATGTCTTCACGCAGAAATGGACATATTTCCGCACAACGGGTTCCGTATACGCAGCTGTTGATCAGAAATGGAAAGCAATTACAACAGGTAGGATTTCACTGGGCTTTGAGTTCACCGCTATCGGGAGCACAACGGAAAATAATGGAGGAGCAGAACCCCTTTGTCCGTATGCGAACCGGGCGTAACATTACGGAGGGCATGATTATGGTTATCGGTAAGTACGAAATAGATGCAATTTCAGCCTCGGCAGCTATTCTGGCGATTATCTTTTTCGTAATTGTTGCAGCGTTTATGCAGTCTCGCAGGAGCAAACGTAAAAAATAGATCGTAATGCTAACTGCGTTAGGTGCGTTGTTGATTTGAACGGTTTTGAGCAGACCTGTTTCCAAAAAATTTTATTTCTGAAGTGAGTCTCTTGGTTACATCGCCTCGCGGCTTATGCTCCAGTACATTGCGTGGAATAACATAAGGGCTATTCAGCAAAATTGCTGAGTAGTCCTTTTATTTTTGAAGATAAGCAATGGCTTCCTTGATTGCGAGAAGTGCCGAAGGGGTGTCTGCTAACACGTCAGGATGTTGTGGCATAAGTAAATGCAGCAGTTCTTCTGGCGTAGTAGCCTTTGTGTTGGGATCCTTTTCATGCGCAAGGGCTTGCAGTTCTGACAGAATTTCTGAAGGAATTTGAAATTCGGATGGTGGCATAAATCACTCCGGTGTGAAAGTTGTATTGTCGGTCTTTTGAAGATTTACAGAAAACAGGCAGCTTGACAATAAGTTGGTGTCGAAACGAGCGGGAGAACTTTTTTTAGGACACAGACACTACTTTCACTTATATGAATGTCGTTGCTTGTTTTTTAAGCATTCCAAATGCCAGTCATACCTGAAAATTTCGAGCTCCTTATGATGCAATAGCTATGGGCAGTTGTTGCAGCCTTCCAGACAAGGCAAAGAGAAATTTTTTGGTCACGGCGCTTGATACCCCCATGTGTCAGACGTGAATATGGCTTATCGCATGGAATGCTGGAACATCGAGGTTCGCTTAGCGACCTTTTGCACAGTAGCTGACTGTTTTTGGTGAACAGATTAATACTGTGTAGGTTTTTTAGGAGTTCTGCTTTTGCAGAACAGACTGTCCAGAGTAAATCGCTTCAGTGCCGGAAGCGATGTGCGGAAAGATAGTTTTTTGGCTAAGATCCCCTCTGTTGGCGCTAAGGGGATCTTTTCTTTTGCGGCGTGCTACGCAACAATCCGCGTTTCTAGCCCGAACTGCATGTCGCAAAAAGGAGTCCGCCCTTGTCGGAGGAACGGCAAGGGCGGACTTATATTTTGTAGCTAAGGTAAGGCAGCTTTAGCAACCAGATCGAATCTTTTCAATGAGCGACGTTGTTGAAAATCCTTGTAAAAGAGGAAGGCTGAGTACTCTTCCGCCATCTTTTTCCACAATGTCTTTTCCCACGATAGAATCAATTCCCCAGTCTCCACCTTTTATGAGCACATTAGGACGTACCGCGTTGATAAGCTCAAACGGGGTGGATTCATTAAATTCCACAACATAATCGACACTTTCCAAGTGGGCCAGTACGTAGGCGCGAACTGCAAATGTATTTACCGGTCTATCTGTACCTTTGCCTAGCGAGCGAACAGAATTGTCACTGTTTAGTCCCAGCACAAGAATATCGCCTTCAGCTTTGCAGCGGGCAAGAATATCAACGTGTCCCGGGTGCAGGATGTCGTAACAGCCGTTGGTAAAAACAATACGCTTGTCGCGTTTGTCTGCAAGTTCGGTAAGCAGTTTGCTCCACTGATTTGCACGGAAGATTGCCGGATGAGCCGGTATGCCGTTGTTCATACTCATATTTGTACGTTATTATGCAGAGTGTGAAAGGGTTGTACTGGTGCCGAAGAGGATGAGTTCCATCCACTCCATAGCAAAAAGAAGGCGCTCTTTTTCATCGTTCATAATTTTTTCACGGCGTTCTTCCGGTACATTCACTCTGTCCATAAGGTTCATGTCTTCCATAAATCCTTTGAAGTGGTCGAGCTGGTAGAATGCGAGCAGCGCCATCTGAACACGCTTTTGTGTCAGTTCAAGATCTGTGTCGATAAAACGGGAAATGATACTCATGTAACGATCAGCAAAGAAGTTGTACTCTTCAAGTCCTTGATCTTTAAGCCATTCCTGCGCTGTCCATTGTTTGGACTCGGCAAAGCCTTTGCAGTGGTCTTCCTGAACAACAACAATTTGTTCTATAACAGAGCCGTCTTTTCCAAGGTGCGTTGCACGACCCAATGGATAGGTGCGGCAGGCTGCGGAGCGGTTGTCGTATATCGTGCAGCCTTCTTTGCTAAGAAACGGACATTCTTTTTCGATAGAATCATTCATTTTTAGGAACAGCACTGGAAAACCGGAGTTCGGGTACTGTTCAATGACTGTATATTCTTTGATAAATGCGGTGCTGTCCATGCCAAGTCCCTGACGCAAACGCAATACGTCGTACGGGGAAAGAGGCATGCTTAAATCGCGACAGCATGCATTAAAGCAGGGAACTTCAGTATGACACGCAAATGAAAAGGTGTCGCTATCTGCCAACTGTGGCAATGATTCAAGGTACTCTAACGTATCT
This portion of the Halodesulfovibrio aestuarii DSM 17919 = ATCC 29578 genome encodes:
- a CDS encoding multiheme c-type cytochrome, coding for MLRSFFISWCCILLWITVAWSAVPAEMSPEGFPAVGAGCLAGRCHSNLAPIRSHNSDMAKQIYLLGAAQGDPNGCVVCHGGDPVALWESRPHVGAPEGSLLAEFTTTPAAMSVVDKTCGQCHTERLYRLRRSGMATGTGHMSAALQGWGIKPERPFGVISITDSDGALPSAGTPEYQAYMVRLDRQQNGIFTEQILRVPEQKWENIEAYPELAGYQYVRSECMKCHIGRLNDGKKGSGCAACHLRYAGKQLVTHSLQGTLKSKVVVNGNETTGIALENCTQCHSEGKKIATSYAGLLRNADTQKYRRMRDDVHHNGINRYGNPSGGLLCQDCHSTRAMHGTGNIAVSGRVNVEVECADCHGTSDSYPWELPLGWQDEFGFSPVQGEQRGTAEILPLEQKLGTVYVPEDGYLLTARGNPFGNVVRRGQAVVVHSASGLSYEVPVLKTIALRHEWKHPARAIAAKLQHPKHFESLECYSCHSAWVSQEYGTHLQVEFNTPDKLYSAKLTEQQQWRDPVLGINGEGRVSPLIPLFQQDVTLIAPDDAVILRRHVFISQATQKNRAIIYNVLHKTIEDLLVNRVDTSREETVLSKYDSASAYVAHDIRLEDLLSAAFIMVPVAPHTVTRNARPCESCHANAKALGYGDDSGFGIASAPLKESWLQAALRSGGQTEIMERDKAKRMSSRRNGHISAQRVPYTQLLIRNGKQLQQVGFHWALSSPLSGAQRKIMEEQNPFVRMRTGRNITEGMIMVIGKYEIDAISASAAILAIIFFVIVAAFMQSRRSKRKK
- the rfaE2 gene encoding D-glycero-beta-D-manno-heptose 1-phosphate adenylyltransferase encodes the protein MNNGIPAHPAIFRANQWSKLLTELADKRDKRIVFTNGCYDILHPGHVDILARCKAEGDILVLGLNSDNSVRSLGKGTDRPVNTFAVRAYVLAHLESVDYVVEFNESTPFELINAVRPNVLIKGGDWGIDSIVGKDIVEKDGGRVLSLPLLQGFSTTSLIEKIRSGC
- a CDS encoding YkgJ family cysteine cluster protein; this translates as MFVDPHDAGPDDDSAIQDTLEYLESLPQLADSDTFSFACHTEVPCFNACCRDLSMPLSPYDVLRLRQGLGMDSTAFIKEYTVIEQYPNSGFPVLFLKMNDSIEKECPFLSKEGCTIYDNRSAACRTYPLGRATHLGKDGSVIEQIVVVQEDHCKGFAESKQWTAQEWLKDQGLEEYNFFADRYMSIISRFIDTDLELTQKRVQMALLAFYQLDHFKGFMEDMNLMDRVNVPEERREKIMNDEKERLLFAMEWMELILFGTSTTLSHSA